A genomic window from Cucumis melo cultivar AY chromosome 8, USDA_Cmelo_AY_1.0, whole genome shotgun sequence includes:
- the LOC103484992 gene encoding heavy metal-associated isoprenylated plant protein 23, giving the protein MGVGGTLEYLSDLVGNTHKHKKKKQLQTVELKVRMDCDGCELKVKNALSSLSGVKSVEINRKQQKVTVTGYVEASKVLKKAKSTGKKAEIWPYVPYSLVSQPYIAQAYDKKAPPGYVRNVEQTATTASVTKYEDPYINMFSDDNPNACSIM; this is encoded by the exons ATGGGTGTTGGTGGGACTTTGGAGTACTTGTCAGATTTGGTGGGTAATACCCACAAAcacaagaagaagaaacagCTTCAGACTGTGGAGTTGAAAGTCAGAATGGACTGTGATGGCTGTGAACTTAAGGTCAAGAATGCCCTCTCTTCACTCAGTG GGGTGAAATCTGTGGAGATAAACAGGAAGCAACAGAAAGTGACAGTTACAGGGTATGTTGAAGCAAGCAAGGTACTGAAGAAGGCAAAGTCTACAGGGAAAAAGGCTGAGATATGGCCATATGTTCCCTACAGCTTAGTGTCACAGCCTTACATTGCTCAGGCTTATGATAAGAAGGCACCACCAGGGTATGTAAGAAATGTGGAGCAAACTGCCACCACTGCTTCTGTTACCAAATATGAAGATCCTTACATCAACATGTTCAGTGATGACAACCCAAATGCTTGCTCTATCATGTAA
- the LOC103484993 gene encoding photosynthetic NDH subunit of lumenal location 4, chloroplastic translates to MALSPLTFTTPRAQASQIFTPKLSSTVKPTSTSSYSSVSATKKAISNMGIGLLAASVLALSPLDANATRIEYYATVGEPLCEFNYVPSGLGYCDIAVGSGEEVPYGELINVHYTARFSDGIVFDSSYKRARPLTMRIGVGKVIRGLDQGILGGEGVPPMLVGGKRKLQIPPHLAYGPEPAGCFSGDCNIPGNATLVYDINFVGVYSGNRK, encoded by the exons ATGGCGCTCTCCCCTTTAACCTTCACAACCCCAAGAGCCCAGGCTTCCCAAATTTTCACCCCCAAGTTATCTTCCACTGTTAAACCCACATCtacttcttcttattcttcagTTTCTGCTACTAAAAAGGCAATATCTAACATGGGCATTGGGCTTCTTGCTGCTTCTGTTCTGGCTCTGTCGCCCTTGGATGCAAACGCTACCAGAATTGAATACTATGCCACTGTTGGAGAACCCCTTTGCGAGTTCAACTATGTGCCTTCCGGGCTTGGCTATTGCGACATCGCCGTAGGATCCGGTGAGGAAGTTCCTTATGGTGAGCTTATCAAT GTTCACTACACTGCCAGGTTTTCTGATGGGATAGTGTTTGACAGCAGCTACAAGCGTGCTAGACCTCTCACCATGCGTATTGGTGTTGGCAAG GTAATAAGAGGATTGGATCAGGGAATATTAGGGGGTGAAGGAGTACCACCAATGCTAGTAG GTGGCAAACGTAAGCTTCAGATTCCTCCACATTTAGCGTATGGGCCAGAACCAGCAGGCTGTTTTTCAG GTGATTGCAACATACCTGGAAATGCAACTCTTGTGTATGATATAAATTTCGTTGGAGTCTACTCAGGAAATAGGAAGTGA
- the LOC103484997 gene encoding aspartic proteinase-like protein 1 isoform X1: MSLRNLVMLLLMVIFVHQAVSITFTSRILHRFSEEMKALRVSVSTNTSVRVSWPEKGSMEYYQELVSGDFRRQKMKLGSRFQLLFPSEGSKTIALGNDFGWLHYTWIDIGTPSVSFLVALDAGSDLLWVPCNCIQCAPLSASYYGSLDKDLNEYRPSSSSTSKHISCSHNLCDSGQSCQSPKQSCPYVIDYITENTSSSGLLIQDVLHLSSGCENSSNCTIQAPVILGCGMKQSGGYLSGVAPDGLFGLGLGEISVLSSLAKEELVQNSFSLCFNEDGSGRIFFGDEGPASQQMTSFVPLDGKYETYIVGVEACCIENSCLKQTSFKALIDSGTSFTYLPEEAYENIVMEFDKRLNTTSAVSFKGYPWKYCYKISEDAMPKVPSVTLLFPLNNSFVVHDPVFPIYGDQGLAGFCFAILPADGDIGILGQNYMTGYRMVFDRDNLKLGWSHANCQDLSNEKKMPLTPAKETPPNPLPANEQQSASGGHAVAPAVAGRAPSKPSAATPCFIPSKFYSIRLPYLLLLALCLVSSCV, translated from the exons CGTTCACATCGAGGATACTTCACAGGTTCTCTGAGGAAATGAAGGCCCTTAGGGTTTCAGTGAGTACGAATACGAGTGTACGAGTATCATGGCCTGAGAAGGGGAGTATGGAGTATTATCAGGAGCTTGTTAGTGGTGACTTTCGAAGGCAGAAGATGAAGCTTGGTTCTCGGTTTCAGTTGCTTTTCCCGTCTGAAGGAAGTAAAACCATTGCGCTGGGAAATGATTTTGGCTG GTTGCATTACACCTGGATCGATATCGGGACACCGAGTGTTTCATTTCTGGTTGCATTGGATGCTGGAAGTGATCTACTTTGGGTTCCTTGTAATTGCATACAATGTGCTCCCTTGTCTGCAAGTTACTATGGCAGTCTG GATAAAGATCTCAATGAATACCGTCCATCCAGTTCAAGCACGAGCAAACATATATCTTGCAGCCATAATTTGTGCGATTCAGGCCAAAGCTGCCAAAGTCCGAAGCAGTCATGTCCTTATGTTATTGACTACATTACTGAAAATACTTCAAGTTCAGGACTACTAATTCAGGATGTGTTGCATCTTTCATCCGGTTGTGAGAATTCATCTAATTGTACGATTCAGGCTCCTGTCATTTTAGG GTGTGGTATGAAACAAAGTGGTGGTTATCTAAGTGGAGTCGCTCCAGATGGTCTTTTTGGATTGGGGTTAGGAGAAATTTCTGTTCTTAGTTCTCTTGCGAAAGAAGAATTGGTGCAGAATTCCTTCTCGCTGTGTTTTAATGAGGATGGATCTGGAAGGATTTTTTTTGGGGACGAGGGACCTGCAAGTCAGCAAATGACTTCATTTGTGCCATTAGATGGGAAATA TGAAACCTACATTGTTGGGGTGGAAGCATGTTGTATTGAGAATTCGTGCCTCAAGCAGACAAGTTTTAAAGCATTGATAGATAGTGGGACATCGTTTACATATCTTCCAGAGGAAGCATATGAAAATATTGTGATGGAG TTTGATAAAAGGTTAAACACTACAAGTGCCGTCTCCTTTAAAGGATATCCATGGAAGTATTGCTATAAGATCAG TGAAGACGCAATGCCAAAGGTTCCATCAGTGACATTGTTGTTCCCACTAAACAATAGTTTTGTGGTTCATGATCCTGTGTTCCCTATCTATGGCGATCAG GGGTTAGCTGGATTTTGTTTTGCTATACTACCTGCTGATGGAGATATCGGAATATTGGGAC AAAATTACATGACTGGATACCGGATGGTATTTGATAGGGATAATTTGAAGTTGGGTTGGTCACACGCAAATT GTCAAGATCTCAGTAACGAAAAGAAAATGCCTCTTACTCCTGCAAAAGAGACACCGCCAAACCCATTACCAGCCAATGAGCAGCAGAGCGCTTCAGGGGGGCACGCGGTGGCTCCTGCCGTAGCTGGAAGGGCCCCCTCTAAACCATCAGCTGCTACCCCATGCTTCATCCCATCCAAATTTTATTCAATCAGATTGCCGTACCTGCTTCTTCTGGCACTCTGCCTTGTTTCTTCTTGCGTGTGA
- the LOC103484997 gene encoding aspartic proteinase-like protein 1 isoform X2 — protein sequence MILAGCITPGSISGHRVFHFWLHWMLEVIYFGFLVIAYNVLPCLQVTMAVWCSCSLMFGALFIMQDKDLNEYRPSSSSTSKHISCSHNLCDSGQSCQSPKQSCPYVIDYITENTSSSGLLIQDVLHLSSGCENSSNCTIQAPVILGCGMKQSGGYLSGVAPDGLFGLGLGEISVLSSLAKEELVQNSFSLCFNEDGSGRIFFGDEGPASQQMTSFVPLDGKYETYIVGVEACCIENSCLKQTSFKALIDSGTSFTYLPEEAYENIVMEFDKRLNTTSAVSFKGYPWKYCYKISEDAMPKVPSVTLLFPLNNSFVVHDPVFPIYGDQGLAGFCFAILPADGDIGILGQNYMTGYRMVFDRDNLKLGWSHANCQDLSNEKKMPLTPAKETPPNPLPANEQQSASGGHAVAPAVAGRAPSKPSAATPCFIPSKFYSIRLPYLLLLALCLVSSCV from the exons ATGATTTTGGCTG GTTGCATTACACCTGGATCGATATCGGGACACCGAGTGTTTCATTTCTGGTTGCATTGGATGCTGGAAGTGATCTACTTTGGGTTCCTTGTAATTGCATACAATGTGCTCCCTTGTCTGCAAGTTACTATGGCAGTCTG GTGCTCCTGCTCCCTCATGTTTGGGGCATTATTTATAATGCAGGATAAAGATCTCAATGAATACCGTCCATCCAGTTCAAGCACGAGCAAACATATATCTTGCAGCCATAATTTGTGCGATTCAGGCCAAAGCTGCCAAAGTCCGAAGCAGTCATGTCCTTATGTTATTGACTACATTACTGAAAATACTTCAAGTTCAGGACTACTAATTCAGGATGTGTTGCATCTTTCATCCGGTTGTGAGAATTCATCTAATTGTACGATTCAGGCTCCTGTCATTTTAGG GTGTGGTATGAAACAAAGTGGTGGTTATCTAAGTGGAGTCGCTCCAGATGGTCTTTTTGGATTGGGGTTAGGAGAAATTTCTGTTCTTAGTTCTCTTGCGAAAGAAGAATTGGTGCAGAATTCCTTCTCGCTGTGTTTTAATGAGGATGGATCTGGAAGGATTTTTTTTGGGGACGAGGGACCTGCAAGTCAGCAAATGACTTCATTTGTGCCATTAGATGGGAAATA TGAAACCTACATTGTTGGGGTGGAAGCATGTTGTATTGAGAATTCGTGCCTCAAGCAGACAAGTTTTAAAGCATTGATAGATAGTGGGACATCGTTTACATATCTTCCAGAGGAAGCATATGAAAATATTGTGATGGAG TTTGATAAAAGGTTAAACACTACAAGTGCCGTCTCCTTTAAAGGATATCCATGGAAGTATTGCTATAAGATCAG TGAAGACGCAATGCCAAAGGTTCCATCAGTGACATTGTTGTTCCCACTAAACAATAGTTTTGTGGTTCATGATCCTGTGTTCCCTATCTATGGCGATCAG GGGTTAGCTGGATTTTGTTTTGCTATACTACCTGCTGATGGAGATATCGGAATATTGGGAC AAAATTACATGACTGGATACCGGATGGTATTTGATAGGGATAATTTGAAGTTGGGTTGGTCACACGCAAATT GTCAAGATCTCAGTAACGAAAAGAAAATGCCTCTTACTCCTGCAAAAGAGACACCGCCAAACCCATTACCAGCCAATGAGCAGCAGAGCGCTTCAGGGGGGCACGCGGTGGCTCCTGCCGTAGCTGGAAGGGCCCCCTCTAAACCATCAGCTGCTACCCCATGCTTCATCCCATCCAAATTTTATTCAATCAGATTGCCGTACCTGCTTCTTCTGGCACTCTGCCTTGTTTCTTCTTGCGTGTGA